The following are encoded together in the Glycine max cultivar Williams 82 chromosome 8, Glycine_max_v4.0, whole genome shotgun sequence genome:
- the LOC100500325 gene encoding uncharacterized protein LOC100500325, with protein MSLVGKISTEIGVHATAAKWFNLFATQLHHVQNLTDRVHETKLHHGDDWHHNESIKHWTCTIDGKITTCLESIESVDEPNKTITYKLFGGDIGHKYKVFKLIFQAIDTDHGGVIIKWTVEYEKIDENVDPPYGYIEYLHSGSKQIDGNLLKP; from the exons ATGTCGCTTGTTGGTAAAATTAGTACTGAAATTGGGGTTCATGCAACTGCTGCAAAGTGGTTCAACCTCTTTGCAACGCAGCTCCATCATGTTCAAAACCTTACTGATAGAGTGCATGAAACCAAGCTGCATCATGGTGATGACTGGCATCACAACGAGTCGATCAAACACTGGACTTGTACAATAG ATGGTAAGATTACAACATGTCTGGAGAGTATTGAATCCGTTGATGAACCGAACAAAACAATCACCTACAAGCTCTTCGGAGGAGATATTGGTCATAAGTATAAAGTCTTTAAGCTCATTTTTCAAGCTATTGACACCGATCATGGGGGTGTTATTATCAAATGGACCGTTGAATATGAGAAGATTGATGAGAATGTTGATCCTCCGTATGGCTACATCGAATACCTGCACAGTGGCAGTAAACAGATTGATGGCAATCTTCTCAAGCCATAG